The genomic interval GGTCCGGCAGCCATTCACCGAGACGGAAGTTCCGGGACCACAGTCCCTTGCCGGGCGCCACCCAATCAACAGCCTCCGGCAGGGCTGTCATGGGCCGCGCCTGCAGAAGGAACAGGACACCATCTGTGTCGATGGCCCACTCAATGTCCTGAGGGACCCCGGCATGGGCCGCGACACGGCGGGCCAGCTCCGCGACTTCCAGCGCCTGGGCTGGAGTGAGGGTGCCGGCGCTCCGGATGCAGACTGCGTCCTGATCCCGGACGGTCCATTGTTCCCCGATGGCCTCACCGGCCACAAGGGATTCGCCGAGTCCTTGGACGGCGGTGACGCTGGTTTCGTCACGGTCCCCGGTAAGAGGATTAGCGGTGAAAGCGACGCCGGCGGCAAGGGGCTGGACCATCTGCTGCACGAGTACCGCCATGGCAGACGCGGCCGGTTGTGCCTGACCCGAAGCTCCGCGCGCTGACTCATACGCCGCCACCCTCTCGTGGGCAGCGGACGCCAGACAGCGCCTGATTGCATCCTCAAGGTCATCGCGTGGAACGTTGAGGAAGGTCTCGTAGAGGCCTGCATACGAGGCGCCGGGCAGGTCCTCGGCGGCTGCGGAGGACCTGACGGCAAAGGGGCCCGGGCCGATCCTGTCGGCGGCTTCGTGCAAGGCATCGGCGAGGATCCGGCCGGGCCGGTCACAGGCCTCTGCCGTGACGACGAACCCTGGCGGAACACGGAATCCGACCTTCGAGAGCTCATGGAGCGCCGCCGCTTTGCTGCCCAGCGATGCCTGTCCCGCACGAACGGCACCAAGCAGGGGAAACGACTCGTTAGTGTCCGTCATCGGTTTTCTCCGTGAGTCGGAAGGGCTATATGCAGTGACGTTACACCCGATCCACTCCTGGCCCGGCTAGTTTCACAGGGTGGCCAGGAGGTCCTGCATTTCCTTGACCTCCGCATCCTGCGCGGACACTATTTCCTTGCTCAGATCTAGGGCCTTGGGATCCTTGCCGTCGGTATTTTCCGCGTTGGCCATCATGATGGCACCCTCGTGATGGGCGATCATTTGCTTCAAAAACAGCTTGGCGGCTTCGGTGCCGTGCGCGGCCTCAAGTTCCTTCAGCGCGGTCTCATCCAGCATGCCGGTCATGGAATGACCGTCGTGGCCGGAGGCCATTTCGGTCGGTTCGTTCCAGCCCTCAAGCCAGCTAGTCATGGTCTGGATCTCCGGGCCCTGGGCTTCCTTGATTTTGGTGGCCAGTGCGGTGACGGGGGCCGGAATGCCCTGTTTGGCGAGGATCATGTCGGACATCTCCACGGCCTGGGCGTGGTGGGGGATCATCATCTGCGCGAACGTCACGTCGGCGGAGTTGTACTCCGTCGAGGCAGCCGGTGCGCTGCTGGAACTGCCGTGGGTCATCCCGGGCATGCTCTCGGAGCCGGAACCGGACGCGCACCCGGCCAGGGCAATGGCTGCTGCGATGGCGGTTGTCGAAAGGGTCAACAGTTTCT from Pseudarthrobacter sp. SSS035 carries:
- a CDS encoding DUF305 domain-containing protein; this translates as MNKKLLTLSTTAIAAAIALAGCASGSGSESMPGMTHGSSSSAPAASTEYNSADVTFAQMMIPHHAQAVEMSDMILAKQGIPAPVTALATKIKEAQGPEIQTMTSWLEGWNEPTEMASGHDGHSMTGMLDETALKELEAAHGTEAAKLFLKQMIAHHEGAIMMANAENTDGKDPKALDLSKEIVSAQDAEVKEMQDLLATL